A region of Myxococcus stipitatus DSM 14675 DNA encodes the following proteins:
- the mrdA gene encoding penicillin-binding protein 2 codes for MAPRTLVADTPGRDFRKRFLWLGIAMVSGMALLALQLYRLQIAQAEEYAAKSVANFVKEVRLRADRGVIKDVRGTILVDSRPSFDAFLTPAFCQACAEKVIPKLAELLRMDETQRQRLETQARVGRRNGPFQPVPILVDLTRDEYDRLNARRSELDGVDIVPVPHRNYRTGSLLSHVIGYMNEITQEELERFNADGASYSRGDYVGRRGLERYFESQLRGTDGVRQEVVDARGQTLEAFNGLLTTDTTRPPVAGHNIILSLDMRLQEAIEHIFPGIAGAVVVIDVTTGFIRALVSRPGFDPNLLTGRITPEQMGALARDPLQPMLNRVAAEHYAPGSIFKVVTALAAFKSGQFSPHTVINCPGGYRLGTRVWRCHRDAGHGPRDGKEALMSSCDVWYYRVADVLGLDPISEMGRLLGLGHPTGIGVMAEVPGVMPTSSYHDRVTPGGYFKGAALNSSIGQGDDAVTVMQMALMYSAIANGGTLYKPQLVARVEDAAGRVVTESEPEVVRKVDIPEAHLKAVKEGLVATVNEGGGTAFALRLKDVVVAGKTGTAQVARIGAVRLRTHQMDYYMRHHAWFAGFAPADKPEIAVVILNEHGGGGSSDAAPTGLEVIAKYFELKKQDAEAPPPLVNAPYVRTLPAKKRAAN; via the coding sequence GTGGCTCCTCGAACGCTCGTCGCAGACACGCCAGGAAGGGACTTCCGGAAGCGATTCCTCTGGTTGGGTATCGCGATGGTCTCCGGCATGGCGCTGTTGGCCCTCCAGCTCTACCGCCTGCAGATCGCGCAGGCGGAGGAGTACGCGGCGAAGAGCGTGGCGAACTTCGTCAAGGAGGTGCGCCTGCGCGCGGACCGAGGCGTCATCAAGGACGTCCGAGGCACCATCCTCGTCGACAGCCGCCCCTCCTTCGACGCCTTCCTGACGCCAGCCTTCTGTCAGGCCTGCGCGGAGAAGGTGATTCCCAAGCTCGCCGAGCTCCTGCGGATGGACGAGACCCAGCGCCAGCGATTGGAGACCCAGGCGCGAGTCGGCCGGCGCAATGGCCCCTTCCAACCGGTGCCCATCCTCGTCGACCTGACGCGCGACGAGTACGACCGGCTCAATGCGAGACGCAGCGAGCTGGACGGCGTGGACATCGTCCCCGTCCCGCACCGCAACTACCGGACGGGAAGCCTGCTCAGCCACGTGATTGGCTACATGAACGAAATCACGCAGGAGGAGTTGGAGCGGTTCAACGCGGATGGCGCCAGCTACTCCCGCGGTGACTACGTCGGACGTCGGGGCCTGGAGCGGTACTTCGAATCCCAGCTCCGGGGAACGGATGGCGTGCGCCAGGAAGTGGTCGACGCGCGCGGCCAGACGCTGGAGGCGTTCAACGGCCTGCTGACGACGGACACGACGCGACCGCCCGTCGCTGGCCACAACATCATCCTCTCCCTGGACATGCGGCTCCAGGAGGCCATCGAGCACATCTTCCCGGGCATCGCCGGCGCCGTGGTGGTCATCGACGTGACCACCGGCTTCATCCGCGCGCTCGTGTCCCGGCCGGGCTTCGACCCGAACCTCCTGACGGGCCGAATCACTCCGGAGCAGATGGGCGCGCTCGCGCGAGACCCGCTCCAGCCGATGCTCAACCGCGTCGCGGCGGAGCACTACGCGCCGGGGTCCATCTTCAAGGTCGTCACCGCGCTGGCCGCCTTCAAGTCCGGGCAGTTCAGCCCTCACACCGTCATCAACTGCCCAGGGGGTTACCGGCTGGGGACACGCGTGTGGCGGTGCCATCGGGACGCGGGCCATGGGCCCCGAGATGGCAAGGAGGCGCTGATGTCCTCCTGCGACGTCTGGTACTACAGGGTCGCGGACGTGCTGGGCCTCGACCCCATCTCCGAGATGGGGCGCCTGCTGGGACTGGGTCACCCCACCGGCATCGGCGTCATGGCCGAGGTCCCCGGGGTGATGCCCACCAGCAGCTACCACGACCGGGTCACCCCGGGCGGCTACTTCAAGGGGGCCGCGCTCAACAGCTCCATCGGCCAGGGCGACGATGCCGTCACCGTGATGCAGATGGCACTGATGTACTCCGCCATCGCCAACGGCGGCACGCTCTACAAGCCGCAGCTCGTGGCCCGCGTGGAGGATGCGGCCGGACGGGTCGTCACGGAGTCGGAGCCGGAGGTGGTTCGCAAGGTGGACATCCCCGAGGCCCACCTGAAGGCCGTCAAGGAAGGGCTGGTCGCCACGGTGAACGAGGGCGGCGGAACGGCCTTCGCGCTGCGCCTGAAGGATGTCGTCGTCGCCGGGAAGACGGGCACGGCGCAGGTGGCGCGCATCGGCGCGGTGCGACTGCGGACCCACCAGATGGACTACTACATGCGCCATCACGCCTGGTTCGCGGGCTTCGCGCCCGCGGACAAGCCGGAGATTGCCGTCGTCATCCTCAACGAGCATGGCGGCGGTGGCTCCTCGGATGCGGCGCCGACGGGGCTCGAGGTCATCGCGAAGTACTTCGAGCTGAAGAAGCAGGACGCGGAGGCGCCGCCGCCGCTGGTGAACGCGCCCTACGTCCGGACCCTGCCCGCGAAGAAGCGCGCGGCCAACTGA
- a CDS encoding alpha/beta fold hydrolase, translating to MFRTILAVAVLLAAVPNLAHAQSKPKGARVAVNGMQMYYEVSGKGAPLIVLHGAYMNIPTMGAIIPKLAKTHQVYALEFQGHGRTTDIDRPITYPNLADDVAAFMDAVGLKKADVFGYSLGAAAALQLAIRHPEKVNKLAAASVSYDAEGMQPEFKEFIPHMKVEMFLEMPFAKEYPKLAANPKGFPELARKLIAIEKEPMAWGEQVKALKTPVLIIAGDADVTTLEHTVSMFRLLGGGGAGDMGKPLSASRLAILPATSHTAVITQVDALIGVIEPFLKGVTPKGMFAAE from the coding sequence ATGTTCCGCACGATTCTCGCTGTCGCCGTCCTGCTCGCCGCCGTCCCGAACCTGGCCCATGCGCAGTCCAAGCCGAAGGGGGCCCGCGTCGCGGTGAATGGCATGCAGATGTATTACGAAGTCTCCGGCAAGGGCGCCCCGCTCATCGTCCTGCACGGCGCCTACATGAACATCCCGACGATGGGCGCCATCATCCCCAAGCTGGCGAAGACGCATCAGGTCTACGCGCTCGAGTTCCAGGGCCATGGCCGCACCACCGACATCGACCGGCCCATCACCTACCCGAACCTGGCGGACGACGTCGCGGCCTTCATGGACGCGGTGGGCCTCAAGAAGGCGGACGTGTTCGGCTATTCGCTGGGCGCCGCCGCCGCGCTGCAGCTCGCCATCCGCCACCCGGAGAAGGTGAACAAGCTGGCCGCCGCCTCGGTGTCCTACGACGCGGAGGGCATGCAGCCCGAGTTCAAGGAGTTCATCCCGCACATGAAGGTGGAGATGTTCCTCGAGATGCCGTTCGCGAAGGAGTACCCGAAGCTCGCCGCCAACCCGAAGGGCTTCCCGGAGCTGGCGCGCAAGCTCATCGCCATCGAGAAGGAGCCCATGGCGTGGGGTGAGCAGGTGAAGGCGCTGAAGACGCCGGTGCTCATCATCGCCGGCGATGCCGATGTCACGACCCTCGAGCACACCGTCTCCATGTTCCGGCTCCTCGGCGGTGGCGGCGCGGGAGACATGGGCAAGCCGCTGTCCGCCTCGCGCCTGGCCATCCTGCCCGCGACGTCGCACACCGCGGTCATCACCCAGGTGGACGCGCTCATCGGCGTCATCGAGCCCTTCCTCAAGGGCGTCACGCCGAAGGGCATGTTCGCCGCGGAGTAA
- a CDS encoding lipoprotein, which yields MRATGGYALLCLGLMGCGTLAEDFEPPLRGEAMASASTSLECPPGVARRVRVVVPPGTPESPTFPVGPESLTDVGGALFFTVNFRDGRGELWRSDGSEEGTQVVRAFPVSAPLWGPGLTELVAVGNRVFFQAAPTETGNELWVSDGTGAGTRMVKDLMPGPGNSRLSHLTHVGPVLTFFRTVTEPTPTGLELWASNGTEAGTVRLASFGPVAALGAPVLKVGNALLFSLSEPRGTFLWRTDGTAAGTVLVKRLDAGEVRIGEVGSAGAGGLGLFTLLDTVGTEVWRTDGTAAGTVRLETFGRAMRLLGAMGTSVILAEEDDVGQRLHLRRVSLTGGGKAFITSLDNPYAGQPDAYPYLQHIVPTQEWLFFSLAIGSPGPSPRRVRLWVTDGTAAGTRQLPGELSTSDEYWSPVAATGPGSVFFAGAQPSRGVEPWVSHGSAATTWQVADANPTSGSSPGGFTRMGARIFFGARDDTGRLQLWAVPADAVCPPG from the coding sequence ATGCGTGCGACAGGTGGGTATGCGCTGCTGTGTCTGGGATTGATGGGGTGCGGGACGCTCGCGGAGGACTTCGAGCCTCCACTCCGGGGGGAGGCGATGGCTTCCGCGAGCACCTCCCTGGAGTGCCCGCCCGGTGTGGCGCGGCGGGTGCGGGTGGTGGTGCCCCCTGGCACACCCGAGTCGCCCACGTTTCCGGTGGGGCCGGAGAGCCTCACGGACGTGGGGGGCGCGTTGTTCTTCACGGTCAACTTCCGCGATGGGCGCGGAGAGCTGTGGCGCAGTGACGGCTCGGAGGAGGGCACCCAGGTGGTGCGGGCCTTCCCCGTGAGCGCGCCCCTCTGGGGCCCGGGGCTGACGGAGCTGGTGGCCGTGGGGAACCGCGTCTTCTTCCAGGCGGCGCCCACGGAGACGGGCAATGAGCTGTGGGTGAGCGACGGGACTGGGGCGGGGACGCGGATGGTGAAGGACCTGATGCCAGGGCCCGGCAACTCGCGCCTGTCCCACCTCACGCACGTGGGGCCGGTCCTCACGTTCTTCCGCACCGTCACCGAGCCGACGCCGACGGGGCTGGAGCTCTGGGCGTCGAACGGGACGGAGGCGGGCACCGTGCGGTTGGCGAGCTTCGGCCCCGTCGCCGCGCTCGGCGCCCCGGTGCTGAAGGTGGGGAACGCGCTGCTCTTCTCGCTCTCGGAGCCGCGCGGCACCTTCCTGTGGAGGACGGATGGCACCGCCGCGGGGACGGTGCTCGTCAAGCGGCTGGATGCGGGCGAGGTCCGCATCGGTGAGGTGGGGAGCGCCGGGGCCGGTGGCCTGGGGCTGTTCACGCTCCTCGACACGGTGGGGACGGAGGTCTGGCGGACGGACGGCACGGCGGCGGGCACTGTGCGGCTGGAGACCTTCGGCCGGGCGATGCGGCTGCTCGGCGCGATGGGCACCTCCGTCATCCTCGCGGAAGAGGACGACGTCGGGCAGCGGCTGCACCTGCGCCGGGTGTCGCTCACCGGAGGAGGGAAGGCCTTCATCACCTCGCTCGACAACCCCTACGCGGGCCAGCCCGACGCCTATCCGTACCTCCAGCACATCGTCCCCACCCAGGAGTGGCTCTTCTTCTCCCTGGCCATCGGCTCGCCCGGGCCCTCGCCGAGAAGGGTCCGGCTGTGGGTGACGGACGGAACGGCCGCGGGCACACGCCAGCTCCCCGGCGAGCTCAGCACCTCCGATGAGTACTGGTCCCCCGTCGCCGCCACGGGACCCGGCTCCGTGTTCTTCGCAGGAGCGCAGCCCTCCAGGGGCGTCGAGCCGTGGGTGTCACATGGCTCGGCCGCGACGACCTGGCAGGTCGCGGATGCCAACCCCACCTCGGGCTCGTCGCCCGGCGGCTTCACCCGCATGGGGGCCCGCATCTTCTTCGGGGCGAGGGACGACACGGGCCGGCTCCAGCTCTGGGCGGTCCCCGCCGATGCCGTCTGCCCGCCGGGGTGA
- a CDS encoding M12 family metallopeptidase, translating into MKTRQGLLLLASVLTGFSAQAAAWNGGTHDTTPSVCFVGNALTARPDRVQQVLDYIEDFERAANIRFTYMGTCPAPVVLANGTEWHSGDIRIVLWGTNTSPFGQVPGVGCRMFLDENGNYTGENDGGSSWSNFPGSLAENRSCRYNLKLGDDADALGVPWRDHTLHEFGHALGLVHEHERDDADAAVACGSGGFGGDISTAHLTVYDRYSVMNYRFLACGINGNYGHAGLSALDRLGMHILYPEPTPVAELWGRTVIQTTESLSLMSAWAARGADIGFTAPWFQWTLSGVTVSSTSTLNGSLQAGTYPLQLSYQDFRGRMYSYSGTVKVLTPADYARRIVSPIATLSPLM; encoded by the coding sequence ATGAAGACCCGACAAGGGCTGCTCCTGCTGGCCTCCGTGCTGACAGGCTTCTCCGCCCAGGCAGCCGCCTGGAACGGAGGCACCCACGACACTACGCCCAGCGTCTGCTTCGTGGGGAACGCGCTCACCGCGCGTCCTGACCGCGTGCAGCAGGTGCTCGACTACATCGAGGACTTCGAGCGCGCGGCCAACATCCGCTTCACGTACATGGGGACGTGCCCCGCGCCCGTCGTCCTCGCCAACGGGACGGAGTGGCACAGCGGAGACATCCGCATCGTCCTCTGGGGGACCAACACGTCCCCCTTCGGCCAGGTGCCCGGCGTGGGCTGCCGGATGTTCCTCGACGAGAATGGCAACTACACGGGGGAGAACGACGGCGGCTCCAGTTGGTCGAACTTCCCGGGCTCGCTCGCGGAGAACCGGAGCTGCCGCTACAACCTGAAGCTGGGAGACGACGCCGACGCGCTTGGTGTCCCCTGGAGGGACCACACCCTCCACGAGTTCGGCCACGCGCTCGGGCTGGTCCACGAGCACGAGCGTGACGACGCGGACGCGGCGGTGGCGTGCGGTTCCGGCGGCTTCGGAGGCGACATCAGCACCGCGCACCTCACCGTCTACGACCGGTACTCGGTGATGAACTACCGGTTCCTCGCGTGTGGCATCAACGGCAACTACGGCCACGCAGGGCTGTCCGCGCTGGACCGCCTGGGGATGCACATCCTCTACCCGGAGCCCACGCCTGTGGCGGAGCTGTGGGGACGGACGGTCATCCAGACCACCGAGTCGCTGTCCCTCATGTCCGCCTGGGCCGCGAGAGGCGCGGACATCGGCTTCACCGCGCCCTGGTTCCAGTGGACCCTGTCGGGCGTCACGGTCAGCAGCACAAGCACCCTGAATGGCTCGCTCCAGGCGGGGACGTATCCGCTCCAGCTGAGCTACCAGGACTTCCGCGGCCGGATGTACTCGTACTCCGGCACGGTGAAGGTGCTCACGCCCGCGGACTACGCGCGGCGAATCGTGTCGCCCATCGCCACGCTGTCTCCGCTGATGTGA
- a CDS encoding AraC family transcriptional regulator, which translates to MARECQGRYGHTMSSRPKELAGRPGPRETHGPDVLADVLDSMRLSTLMYGRLELSAPWGLQFCEQACAHLILLAHGSARLDVEGLPAPITLSSGDLAVLPQGVSHTLRDAEGSPLHLLEHDECQSALGLGPIHLGGHGERTCVVAGSFRPGAAPHALLFERLPRLVHVTAEAPSLAAAAQLIITESTSPSPGATVIMSRLADILLVQALRLHLESSQDHEPGLGALADPRIGKALALIHERPAEPWTVESLASAVALSRSGFAARFTSLVGKPPLEYLARWRMTKAAQLLRESETPLTELATVIGYQSEASFNRAFKRWEGSSPGVYRREHRRRAATQ; encoded by the coding sequence ATGGCCAGGGAATGCCAAGGCCGCTATGGACACACCATGTCATCCCGTCCAAAAGAATTGGCAGGGCGTCCAGGGCCACGTGAGACACACGGCCCGGATGTCCTCGCCGATGTGCTGGACTCGATGCGTCTGTCGACCCTCATGTATGGCCGCCTCGAGTTGTCCGCGCCCTGGGGCCTCCAGTTCTGTGAGCAGGCCTGCGCGCACCTCATCCTCCTCGCGCATGGAAGCGCGCGCCTGGACGTCGAGGGACTCCCGGCCCCAATCACCCTCTCGAGCGGAGACCTGGCCGTGCTCCCCCAAGGCGTCAGCCACACCCTCCGCGACGCGGAAGGCAGCCCGCTCCACCTGCTCGAACACGACGAATGCCAGAGCGCCCTGGGCTTGGGGCCGATACACCTCGGCGGCCACGGAGAACGCACCTGCGTGGTCGCCGGCTCCTTCCGGCCAGGCGCCGCGCCGCACGCGCTGCTGTTCGAGCGGCTCCCTCGACTCGTCCACGTCACCGCGGAGGCGCCATCCCTCGCGGCGGCGGCGCAGTTGATCATCACCGAGAGCACCTCGCCCAGCCCGGGGGCGACCGTCATCATGAGCCGGCTCGCGGACATCCTGCTCGTGCAGGCCCTGCGCCTCCACCTCGAATCCAGCCAGGACCACGAGCCGGGGCTCGGTGCGCTCGCGGACCCACGGATTGGAAAGGCGCTCGCGCTCATCCATGAACGCCCCGCCGAGCCGTGGACCGTCGAGAGCCTCGCGTCGGCCGTCGCCCTCTCTCGCTCCGGCTTCGCGGCCCGCTTCACCTCGCTCGTCGGAAAGCCGCCCCTGGAGTACCTCGCGCGGTGGCGGATGACGAAGGCCGCCCAGCTCCTCCGGGAGAGCGAGACGCCGTTGACCGAACTCGCGACGGTCATCGGCTACCAGAGCGAAGCCTCATTCAATCGAGCCTTCAAGCGCTGGGAGGGGAGCAGCCCCGGCGTCTACCGGCGTGAGCACCGCCGGCGCGCCGCGACGCAGTGA
- a CDS encoding alkene reductase, whose translation MSNTSMLLSPFRVGRLELKNRMVMAPMTRGRALVAGNVPNPLAPTYYAQRASAGLLITEATQVSPQGVGYIRTPGLHSPEQVAGWRRVTEAVHDAGGVIFAQLWHVGRVSHPDFHEGRLPVAPSAIGYEGEVFTFQGKKRVVTPRALETQELPGIVEQFRRAAENAKDAGFDGVEVHGSNGYLLDQFLRDGSNQRTDAYGGSIENRARFPLEVARAVVEVWGAERVGYRLLPQSFPYSGVMDSTPVETFTYMARALNRLGLGYLHVTESVSGPGTPSPEKRISPKLREVFQGTFLVNGGYDARTGESALVKGEADLVAYGVPFLSNPDLPERFRRQAPLNPADASTFFTGDEKGYADYPALG comes from the coding sequence ATGTCAAACACATCGATGCTGTTGTCTCCCTTTCGTGTCGGCCGGCTCGAGCTGAAGAACCGGATGGTGATGGCGCCCATGACGCGCGGCAGGGCGCTCGTCGCGGGCAACGTGCCCAATCCCCTGGCGCCGACCTACTACGCACAGCGGGCCTCCGCCGGGCTCCTCATCACCGAGGCGACCCAGGTCAGTCCTCAAGGCGTGGGGTACATCCGCACGCCGGGCCTGCACTCGCCGGAACAGGTCGCGGGATGGAGGAGGGTGACGGAGGCGGTCCACGACGCGGGCGGGGTCATCTTCGCGCAGTTGTGGCACGTGGGCCGTGTCTCGCATCCGGACTTCCACGAGGGGCGCCTGCCCGTGGCGCCGTCGGCCATCGGATACGAGGGGGAGGTCTTCACGTTCCAGGGGAAGAAGCGTGTCGTGACGCCGAGGGCGCTGGAGACCCAGGAGCTTCCCGGCATCGTCGAGCAGTTCCGGCGAGCGGCGGAGAACGCCAAGGACGCGGGCTTCGATGGTGTCGAGGTTCACGGCAGCAATGGCTACCTGCTGGACCAGTTCCTGCGGGATGGCTCGAACCAGCGCACGGATGCGTATGGTGGGAGCATCGAGAACCGGGCGCGCTTCCCGCTGGAAGTGGCGCGCGCGGTGGTGGAGGTCTGGGGCGCGGAGCGGGTGGGGTATCGGCTCCTGCCGCAGTCCTTCCCTTATTCGGGCGTGATGGACTCCACGCCGGTCGAGACGTTCACCTATATGGCGCGAGCGCTGAATCGGTTGGGGCTGGGCTACCTGCACGTCACCGAGTCCGTGTCGGGCCCGGGAACTCCGAGCCCGGAGAAACGCATCTCCCCGAAGCTGCGCGAGGTGTTCCAGGGCACGTTCCTGGTCAACGGCGGCTACGACGCGAGGACCGGGGAATCGGCCTTGGTGAAGGGAGAGGCGGACCTCGTGGCGTACGGCGTGCCGTTCCTCTCGAACCCGGACCTGCCCGAGCGCTTCCGGCGACAGGCCCCGCTCAACCCCGCCGACGCCTCCACTTTTTTCACGGGCGACGAGAAGGGCTACGCGGACTACCCGGCGCTGGGTTGA
- a CDS encoding inositol monophosphatase family protein has product MVAKALETPAALRRTAEEGARLAGRILADRFLGERIIELKGGIDLVTDADRASEEALLAFIRERHPTHAILAEESGASAGTDGLRWLVDPLDGTTNYAHRVPHFCVSVAVEGPDGMLAGAVYDPMLDELFSAAKGEGATLNGRPLRASSVASLNQALLCTGFPYDVRERPEGPVGLFTRFVLRAQGMRRTGSAAMDLAYVAAGRFDGFFEFGLKPWDIAAGALLVEEAGGVIRHVTGAPFNVMRGDVIASAPALAPVLLSEAKSFIDEMGWTPRA; this is encoded by the coding sequence ATGGTTGCCAAAGCCCTCGAGACTCCCGCCGCCCTGCGCCGCACCGCGGAGGAGGGAGCCCGACTGGCTGGGCGCATCCTCGCCGACCGCTTCCTGGGCGAGCGCATCATCGAGCTCAAGGGCGGCATCGACCTGGTGACGGACGCGGACCGGGCCTCGGAGGAGGCGCTGCTCGCGTTCATCCGCGAGCGCCACCCCACGCACGCCATCCTCGCCGAGGAGAGCGGCGCCAGCGCGGGCACGGATGGACTGCGCTGGCTGGTGGACCCGCTCGACGGCACGACGAACTACGCCCACCGCGTGCCGCACTTCTGCGTCAGCGTCGCGGTGGAGGGCCCGGACGGAATGCTCGCGGGGGCGGTGTATGACCCGATGCTCGACGAGCTCTTCTCAGCCGCGAAGGGAGAAGGCGCCACGCTCAATGGCCGGCCGCTGCGAGCCAGCAGCGTCGCCTCGCTGAACCAGGCGCTCCTGTGCACGGGCTTTCCGTACGACGTGCGAGAGCGCCCCGAGGGCCCCGTGGGCCTCTTCACCCGCTTCGTCCTGCGAGCCCAGGGCATGCGCCGCACGGGCAGCGCCGCCATGGACCTGGCCTATGTGGCCGCGGGCCGGTTCGATGGCTTCTTCGAGTTCGGCCTCAAGCCGTGGGACATCGCCGCCGGTGCGCTGCTGGTGGAGGAGGCCGGAGGTGTCATCCGCCACGTCACCGGTGCGCCCTTCAACGTGATGCGCGGGGATGTCATCGCCTCCGCGCCCGCGCTCGCCCCGGTGCTGCTCTCCGAAGCCAAGAGCTTCATCGACGAGATGGGCTGGACGCCGCGCGCGTGA